In Schistocerca serialis cubense isolate TAMUIC-IGC-003099 chromosome 8, iqSchSeri2.2, whole genome shotgun sequence, one genomic interval encodes:
- the LOC126416742 gene encoding dynein regulatory complex subunit 6-like, with translation MSISLDDVPNEILLEIFSRCSVEDLVLNIQHVNSRWRSLARHPNLWQNLAFFPERSTSVKKIVTVLRAAPYLHSVILVANVEHSVIETLCECCPKIKSLQFYDTRPVTVVMLKMLLASLPNIEYLTLRSMDIDSEDFGYILSKFDKVRYLSLLHTFYTGSTLMRHLADGCKSLEYLRLDGIEVRDDSILYFIAKKGSQLKGLVLDGYGFGFTATSLTPIKICQKLIKLRFYDCSQLTEECFQNIVLLPELQILQIPNASHISPSAIKWTFRRIHYPRIVEIDLTNSRLDDSCAEILSQSCRNLQRLCVAMCKSLTDEGLKFICRCHKLQQLNVKGCNITDEGMQYLPQLPRLKHLNISRNDITDEGINYVLNCKQLVILKLNNCSVSYTSILNLSSHLNELMYLSILNNAHEMDFGSLEKIQSQKNSKLKIHMSYS, from the coding sequence ATGTCAATCAGTTTGGATGATGTGCCAAATGAGATACTACTGGAAATATTTTCACGATGCTCAGTGGAAGATCTGGTGCTGAACATACAGCATGTGAACTCACGCTGGAGGTCTCTGGCTAGACACCCAAATCTCTGGCAGAACCTTGCATTTTTTCCTGAAAGGAGTACATctgttaaaaaaattgtaacagTTCTAAGAGCCGCCCCATACTTGCATTCAGTTATTTTAGTAGCTAATGTTGAACATTCTGTCATTGAAACACTGTGTGAATGTTGCCCGAAAATAAAAAGCCTTCAGTTTTATGATACAAGACCAGTAACAGTGGTTATGCTGAAAATGTTGTTGGCTTCTCTGCCGAATATTGAATACCTGACATTAAGAAGCATGGATATTGATTCAGAAGATTTTGGTTACATACTAAGTAAGTTTGATAAAGTTCGGTATTTATCATTGCTGCATACATTCTATACTGGTTCAACTTTAATGCGCCATTTAGCAGATGGCTGTAAGTCATTAGAGTATTTGCGATTGGATGGAATTGAAGTAAGAGATGATAGCATACTGTATTTTATTGCAAAAAAGGGGAGTCAGTTGAAAGGACTTGTGCTAGATGGTTATGGGTTTGGATTTACTGCTACTTCTCTTACCCCAATCAAAATTTGTCAGAAGCTAATAAAACTAAGGTTTTATGACTGTTCACAGTTGACTGAGGAGTGTTTCCAAAATATTGTGCTCTTACCAGAACTGCAAATTTTACAAATACCAAATGCATCTCATATATCGCCTTCCGCTATAAAATGGACTTTTCGGCGAATACATTATCCAAGAATTGTTGAGATTGACTTGACAAACAGCAGACTTGATGATAGTTGTGCAGAAATTCTGTCTCAGAGTTGTCGTAACCTTCAGAGATTGTGTGTAGCCATGTGCAAAAGTTTGACAGATGAAGGCTTGAAGTTCATCTGTAGGTGTCATAAACTGCAGCAACTTAATGTCAAAGGTTGTAATATTACTGATGAGGGAATGCAGTACTTACCACAGTTGCCAAGACTGAAACATTTGAATATTTCTAGAAATGATATTACAGATGAAGGTATAAATTATGTTCTCAATTGTAAACAACTTGTTATACTGAAACTCAATAACTGTTCTGTGAGTTACACAAGTATTTTAAATTTATCTTCACATCTTAATGAGCTCATGTATCTGAGCATTTTGAATAATGCTCATGAAATGGATTTTGGTTCACTAGAAAAAATTCAAAGTCAGAAGAACTCTAAGTTGAAAATACACATGTCATACAGTTAA